In Dyadobacter subterraneus, a single genomic region encodes these proteins:
- the msrA gene encoding peptide-methionine (S)-S-oxide reductase MsrA — protein MSTEKAILAGGCFWGVEELFRHQPGVISTVVGYTGGDVPNATYRNHGTHAEGIEIVFDPSKLSYRKLLEYFFQIHNPTTRNRQGNDIGMSYRSAIFYLDETQHEVANELIEEMEASGKWPGKIVTEVVPAGDFWNAEVEHQDYLQKNPGGYTCHFERPDWKLN, from the coding sequence ATGAGTACTGAAAAAGCCATTTTGGCAGGTGGTTGCTTCTGGGGAGTGGAAGAACTTTTCAGACACCAACCAGGCGTAATTTCAACGGTAGTTGGCTATACGGGCGGCGATGTCCCAAATGCTACTTACCGCAATCATGGAACGCATGCAGAAGGAATCGAAATTGTTTTTGATCCTTCGAAGTTAAGCTACCGAAAACTCTTGGAATATTTCTTCCAGATTCATAACCCAACAACAAGAAACCGTCAGGGAAATGATATTGGAATGTCATACCGTTCCGCCATTTTTTATCTGGATGAAACGCAGCACGAAGTTGCTAATGAGCTGATTGAAGAAATGGAAGCATCTGGCAAATGGCCTGGCAAAATTGTCACTGAAGTTGTACCTGCCGGTGATTTTTGGAATGCAGAAGTGGAGCATCAGGATTATTTACAAAAAAATCCTGGCGGATATACCTGCCACTTTGAAAGACCAGACTGGAAATTGAACTGA
- a CDS encoding VOC family protein codes for MKDSKIKVVPDHYTTVTPWIISPSSAKLIEFLKTAFDAEEIAGSRISGEDGVIIHVVVKIGDSLVMLFDAREGWAPTPAFLNLYVENAEKTYQQALETGAKSVTELTRLWFGEKVCRILDPFGNLWWINERMEEIDFTDPETAKRASDPDAVKAIAYIQKSLNEALLTQKKFFENSRD; via the coding sequence ATGAAAGACAGCAAAATCAAAGTTGTACCGGATCATTACACAACTGTAACACCTTGGATTATATCACCGTCATCTGCCAAACTAATTGAATTTTTGAAAACTGCCTTTGATGCGGAGGAAATTGCCGGCAGCAGAATAAGTGGTGAAGACGGCGTAATAATCCATGTAGTAGTAAAAATAGGAGATTCTTTGGTTATGCTTTTTGACGCAAGAGAGGGCTGGGCACCAACGCCGGCTTTTTTGAATTTATACGTTGAAAACGCAGAAAAAACTTATCAGCAGGCGCTTGAAACGGGAGCGAAATCAGTCACTGAACTTACCAGATTATGGTTCGGAGAAAAAGTTTGCAGAATTTTGGATCCGTTTGGTAATCTGTGGTGGATAAACGAGCGCATGGAAGAAATTGATTTTACAGACCCCGAAACTGCTAAACGAGCCTCTGATCCTGATGCGGTAAAAGCAATAGCCTATATTCAAAAATCGTTGAATGAGGCTTTGTTAACTCAAAAGAAGTTTTTTGAAAATAGTCGTGATTGA
- a CDS encoding M28 family peptidase, giving the protein MCIRSLLLFSFFCVSFFPATSQNLKLDKDIKTALSKVDTARIKRDIKYLADDKLKGRLPGKEGYQMAVDYVVSQFKQTGLTPSGDHGTYLQKLILRKAVINPLVSSAALKDKNGNEDTLGLGKDIALFPNAIQKKVVVEAPLVFAGYGIDVPGKYSDYEGLDVKGKIVVVLSGAPKGLKLPSSIEAHFGSPTAKIRLAAAKGATGILISTDSPASVMALGRGINVAMDTAKTVATGSNAIGKLQLGARLTYAGLLRIFMNSGKNLKQVFTVLEQGKPSSFELPLSIRVQYTSEYKDIESYNVIGKIEGTDKTLKDEYVIHTAHLDHLGIARPVNGDSIYNGAHDNASGVASLLEIARIYKSRGVKPRRSVLIVMTTSEEMGLLGSAYFAAFPTVSKSQIVADVNTDMPTLIAPLLSVAPLGAEHSTIEKSVDFACAELGIEKQKDPMPEEARFVRSDQYSFVLEGIPALHIKYGTKTLDPSFDLVKFTKQWRDANYHRPSDEITNGFDFGAAKKYVQLNFLISYSIAQTTERPKWNAGDFFGQTIR; this is encoded by the coding sequence ATGTGCATCCGGTCTTTATTACTGTTTTCCTTTTTCTGCGTTTCATTTTTTCCAGCTACATCCCAGAATCTGAAACTGGACAAGGACATAAAAACCGCTTTAAGCAAAGTAGATACAGCACGAATAAAAAGAGATATAAAATATCTTGCAGATGATAAATTAAAGGGTAGGCTTCCGGGTAAGGAAGGCTATCAAATGGCCGTTGATTATGTAGTGAGCCAATTTAAACAAACCGGATTGACACCATCAGGTGATCATGGGACGTATTTACAAAAACTGATTCTTCGCAAAGCAGTTATCAATCCCCTTGTATCATCAGCTGCGCTCAAAGATAAAAATGGTAATGAGGATACACTTGGCCTGGGAAAAGACATTGCGTTATTTCCAAATGCGATCCAGAAAAAAGTAGTGGTAGAAGCTCCCCTGGTATTTGCCGGCTATGGCATAGATGTTCCCGGCAAATATTCTGATTATGAAGGATTGGATGTAAAAGGGAAAATTGTCGTTGTGCTTTCTGGGGCGCCTAAAGGCTTGAAATTACCTTCCAGTATCGAAGCGCACTTTGGTAGTCCGACTGCAAAAATACGTCTGGCAGCAGCCAAAGGTGCGACAGGAATCCTGATTAGTACAGATTCTCCCGCCTCAGTAATGGCATTGGGAAGAGGAATAAATGTAGCAATGGATACTGCCAAAACTGTTGCAACTGGCTCTAATGCCATTGGAAAGCTTCAACTTGGCGCCCGGCTAACGTACGCAGGACTGCTGAGAATTTTTATGAATTCTGGCAAAAACTTAAAACAGGTTTTTACAGTTTTAGAGCAAGGAAAACCGTCTTCTTTTGAATTGCCTTTATCCATTCGGGTACAATACACAAGTGAGTATAAAGATATCGAAAGCTATAATGTTATTGGAAAAATCGAGGGAACGGATAAAACCCTGAAAGACGAATATGTAATCCACACTGCACACTTGGATCATTTGGGTATTGCTCGGCCCGTAAACGGCGATTCCATTTATAATGGTGCACATGACAACGCATCGGGCGTGGCTTCTCTGCTGGAAATTGCCAGAATTTATAAAAGCAGAGGTGTAAAACCTAGGCGTTCAGTTTTGATTGTTATGACCACATCAGAGGAAATGGGATTGTTGGGATCTGCTTATTTCGCAGCGTTTCCTACGGTATCAAAATCGCAAATTGTTGCCGATGTAAATACAGATATGCCTACACTTATTGCCCCGCTTTTGTCAGTGGCGCCGCTGGGCGCAGAGCATTCCACGATCGAGAAAAGTGTCGATTTTGCCTGTGCAGAACTAGGTATCGAAAAACAAAAAGATCCTATGCCGGAAGAAGCGCGTTTTGTCCGCAGTGACCAGTACAGCTTCGTGTTGGAAGGGATACCGGCCCTGCATATCAAATATGGCACAAAAACCCTGGATCCTTCTTTTGATCTTGTCAAATTCACCAAGCAATGGAGAGATGCTAATTATCATAGACCTTCCGACGAAATTACGAACGGTTTTGATTTTGGAGCAGCGAAAAAATATGTGCAGCTCAATTTTCTCATCAGCTATTCCATAGCACAAACCACAGAAAGACCAAAATGGAATGCCGGCGATTTTTTCGGACAGACCATCCGGTAA
- a CDS encoding MutS-related protein, producing the protein MKKISAFRLGIFILSLVIVLFLANERLIQPLILVFPVCVLAFAFIVRLYYKLSLKQQHVDFLTEINEHELLRQENKLSGFPSGHMFLNRDHPYISDFDIFGTHSLFQLINRTTTESGHLMLADWLSEPASNGEIFERQQSIQELTFKIDWRQDFQASGMRFENKKSAYNKLLTWIETPSKLLPSQYKYLITAVLLSFLSTSAAAYLVYGLLSETSFSVYHIIPLTIILFINRRVLKRIAPLAEDIIDSTHVNVNTLGGYQALIAKIEAEEFDSTRLMNLRSLFNQNGYSAFKEINALRTILEIFQAKGTKSSIGKNDFYGIFNSLWLLDIYLIILTEKWKERNRPFLVSWSSGVSEFEVLSSLAGFAYSNQGFTFPEIIQEPHIIGFKELGHPLIANERRVCNDFYLSARGEMALITGSNMAGKSTFLRSVGINLVLALMGAPCCAKSGRVSHMKIFTSMRTQDNLEEGISSFYAELKRIEQLLKLSEMKEPVFFLLDEMFKGTNSQDRYAGGVSLIKQLGELNVSGIISTHDLELAKLTANQKMVANFSFNSDIKDGEIIFNYNLTKGICTDFNARELMKKSGIKIFSGVGEKF; encoded by the coding sequence TTGAAGAAGATTTCCGCATTTCGTCTGGGCATATTCATTTTGTCTCTGGTCATCGTACTTTTTTTGGCAAATGAAAGACTAATCCAGCCATTAATTCTTGTTTTCCCGGTTTGTGTTCTCGCTTTTGCTTTTATTGTCAGGTTATATTACAAGCTGTCATTAAAGCAACAGCATGTGGATTTTTTAACGGAAATAAATGAACATGAGCTATTAAGACAGGAAAATAAATTATCAGGATTCCCCTCGGGCCACATGTTTCTCAACCGGGATCATCCCTATATATCAGATTTTGACATTTTCGGTACGCATTCACTTTTTCAGCTTATTAATCGGACAACCACAGAATCCGGTCATTTAATGCTCGCCGATTGGCTTTCTGAGCCTGCTTCGAACGGCGAAATTTTTGAACGCCAGCAATCAATTCAAGAGCTTACTTTTAAAATAGATTGGAGACAGGATTTTCAGGCTTCGGGAATGCGGTTTGAAAATAAAAAAAGTGCTTATAATAAACTGCTCACCTGGATAGAAACACCTTCCAAATTACTTCCTTCGCAGTATAAGTACTTGATAACAGCGGTATTATTATCCTTTTTGTCTACATCTGCGGCAGCATATTTAGTTTATGGTCTTCTATCTGAGACTTCGTTTTCTGTATATCACATCATTCCGCTGACAATAATTTTATTTATAAACCGGCGTGTTTTGAAAAGAATAGCGCCTCTTGCAGAAGATATTATTGACAGTACGCATGTTAATGTTAATACGCTAGGCGGTTACCAGGCACTGATTGCAAAAATTGAAGCAGAAGAATTTGACTCTACCCGGCTTATGAATCTTCGGTCGCTTTTCAATCAAAATGGTTATTCTGCATTCAAAGAGATTAACGCACTAAGAACTATACTGGAAATCTTTCAGGCAAAAGGTACCAAGAGTTCTATTGGTAAAAATGATTTTTACGGGATTTTCAACAGCCTATGGCTTCTGGATATTTATCTTATCATTTTGACTGAAAAATGGAAAGAGAGAAACAGACCTTTTTTGGTTTCCTGGTCATCTGGGGTAAGTGAATTTGAAGTTTTGAGCAGCCTTGCCGGTTTTGCATATTCCAATCAGGGATTCACATTTCCTGAAATAATCCAGGAGCCCCACATCATTGGTTTTAAAGAGCTCGGACATCCTTTGATTGCAAATGAAAGGAGAGTATGTAATGACTTTTATTTGTCAGCAAGAGGAGAAATGGCTTTGATAACAGGATCCAACATGGCCGGCAAAAGTACATTTTTAAGATCAGTAGGGATCAATCTGGTTTTGGCCCTAATGGGAGCACCTTGCTGTGCTAAGTCAGGACGAGTTTCGCATATGAAAATATTTACGAGTATGCGAACGCAGGATAACCTGGAAGAAGGTATTTCTTCTTTTTATGCAGAACTTAAAAGAATTGAGCAGCTTCTGAAATTAAGTGAAATGAAAGAACCTGTCTTTTTTCTTTTGGATGAGATGTTTAAGGGGACCAATTCTCAGGACCGATATGCTGGCGGGGTTTCCTTAATAAAACAGCTGGGTGAACTAAATGTTTCGGGAATTATTTCAACACACGATCTGGAACTGGCCAAATTAACAGCGAATCAGAAAATGGTCGCAAATTTTAGCTTCAATAGTGACATTAAGGACGGAGAAATTATTTTCAACTACAATTTAACCAAAGGAATATGCACAGATTTTAACGCGCGTGAATTGATGAAAAAAAGCGGGATAAAGATTTTTTCGGGTGTAGGGGAAAAATTTTGA
- a CDS encoding SDR family oxidoreductase: protein MTNKIAIVTGGNSGIGYATAKEMIANGIKVIITGRRKDAIEKAALEIGAIPFVADQASLQDIGHLYNFVKEQFSQIDILFINAGITGEGSLIENASESNFDNVININFKGAYFTLSKFVPLLNEGASVVFLSSIVAATHKANSSVYQASKAALNSIAKTAASELASRKIRVNIVSPGPTRTEVLSKSGMDEATVSGIFDNLVNIIPLKKLGIPEDVAKMVMYLSSDSASFITGSEFLIDGGFML from the coding sequence ATGACAAATAAAATAGCAATAGTAACGGGTGGAAATAGCGGGATCGGCTATGCGACAGCCAAAGAAATGATAGCAAATGGAATAAAAGTTATCATAACAGGAAGACGTAAGGATGCAATTGAAAAAGCGGCATTGGAAATCGGGGCAATTCCTTTTGTAGCCGATCAGGCCAGTTTGCAGGATATTGGCCATTTGTACAATTTTGTTAAAGAGCAATTTAGCCAAATTGACATTCTCTTTATCAATGCCGGAATTACGGGTGAAGGATCGCTGATCGAAAACGCCAGTGAATCCAATTTTGACAATGTGATCAATATCAATTTTAAAGGTGCATATTTCACATTAAGCAAATTTGTTCCCCTTTTAAACGAAGGTGCATCTGTGGTATTTCTGTCTTCCATTGTAGCTGCTACACACAAAGCAAATAGCTCTGTTTATCAGGCAAGTAAAGCGGCTTTGAATTCAATCGCGAAAACAGCAGCAAGTGAACTGGCTTCCAGAAAGATCCGTGTAAATATCGTTAGTCCCGGACCGACAAGAACCGAAGTGTTAAGCAAGTCAGGTATGGATGAAGCAACTGTAAGCGGTATTTTCGATAATCTCGTCAATATAATACCACTGAAAAAACTGGGCATACCGGAAGATGTTGCTAAAATGGTTATGTATTTAAGCAGTGATTCGGCATCATTTATTACCGGGTCAGAATTTTTGATTGATGGTGGATTTATGCTGTAA
- a CDS encoding sterol desaturase family protein, with product MNLNYMALAVPVFLFFIGLEYLFSKIFDRHVFNFNSSIANMNVGVAERLIDLFTAGSFYFFYDYLHQHFAIFNIKPTILMWIALILATDLIWYWYHRCGHKINFFWGFHVVHHTSEEFNYTAGSRITVFQAVIRTLFWAILPVIGFPAPMITTMLIVHGLYPFFTHTQLIGKLGILEYILVTPSHHRVHHASNEEYLDKNFGDMFIIWDKLFGTFALEEKEPFYGLTKPLDSYSFLWQHFHYHVELWHAAKKKKGLFEKLKLYFGSPADFDPEMRALVEKKFLSKHKVRVRSQKFRLYVLLQFSVMVTILFFLLLFEHQTDFFLQIMTACFIVCTLINCGALLEQRRWVFYLEFARGFFVILTTFYYFPHPTTFLVMTIVTLGSLTYFSTLQKQYLNSIYGR from the coding sequence ATGAATTTAAATTACATGGCGCTGGCCGTACCGGTTTTTCTGTTTTTTATTGGATTGGAATATCTTTTTTCCAAAATTTTCGACAGGCATGTATTTAATTTTAACAGTTCCATCGCCAATATGAATGTTGGCGTTGCCGAGCGGCTTATCGATCTTTTCACCGCAGGTTCCTTCTACTTTTTTTACGATTATCTTCACCAGCATTTTGCAATTTTCAATATAAAGCCAACGATCTTAATGTGGATCGCACTGATACTTGCCACGGATCTTATCTGGTACTGGTATCACCGGTGTGGACATAAAATTAATTTTTTCTGGGGATTCCATGTTGTTCATCATACAAGTGAAGAATTTAATTATACAGCAGGAAGTCGTATTACGGTTTTCCAGGCAGTAATCAGAACACTGTTCTGGGCAATTTTGCCGGTTATAGGATTTCCAGCACCTATGATTACCACGATGCTGATTGTACACGGCCTTTACCCGTTTTTTACCCATACCCAATTAATTGGCAAACTGGGTATTCTGGAATATATCCTGGTCACACCTTCCCATCACCGGGTGCATCACGCCAGCAATGAGGAGTATCTCGACAAGAATTTCGGGGATATGTTTATTATCTGGGACAAGCTTTTCGGCACTTTTGCCCTTGAAGAAAAAGAACCCTTTTATGGACTTACTAAGCCGCTTGACAGTTACAGTTTCCTGTGGCAGCATTTCCATTACCATGTGGAATTATGGCATGCTGCAAAGAAAAAGAAAGGGTTATTTGAAAAGTTGAAACTATATTTTGGAAGTCCGGCCGATTTTGACCCGGAAATGAGAGCCCTGGTTGAGAAAAAATTTCTTTCTAAACACAAAGTCAGGGTACGTTCACAAAAGTTCAGATTGTACGTGCTGCTGCAATTCAGTGTGATGGTTACGATCCTGTTTTTCCTGTTACTTTTTGAACATCAGACAGATTTCTTTCTTCAAATCATGACTGCATGTTTTATTGTCTGTACCCTGATTAACTGCGGTGCCCTTCTCGAACAGCGCCGCTGGGTTTTCTATCTGGAATTTGCGAGAGGTTTTTTTGTCATTTTGACAACCTTTTATTATTTCCCGCACCCAACCACGTTTCTTGTCATGACCATTGTGACCCTGGGATCTCTCACCTATTTTTCAACGCTTCAAAAACAATATCTTAATTCAATTTATGGCAGGTAG
- a CDS encoding winged helix-turn-helix transcriptional regulator, with product MALIEKNGEIREASCKEELTAMRESVEILGGKWKLHIMRYLANRPCEKNSFKKMQREIDGISAKMLSKELKDLEVNLLVTRTLLETKPVTVEYQITEYGRGVLPLTETLVSWGLKHRSKIRED from the coding sequence ATGGCATTGATTGAAAAAAACGGCGAAATTCGTGAAGCAAGCTGCAAGGAAGAATTAACTGCGATGAGAGAAAGCGTGGAAATTCTGGGTGGAAAATGGAAATTGCATATCATGCGCTATCTGGCAAACCGTCCCTGTGAAAAGAATTCGTTTAAAAAAATGCAGCGGGAAATTGATGGCATTTCAGCCAAAATGCTTTCCAAGGAACTGAAAGATCTTGAAGTAAATTTGCTTGTCACAAGAACGCTGCTGGAAACAAAACCAGTCACTGTCGAATATCAGATTACGGAATACGGCAGAGGCGTACTTCCACTAACCGAAACTTTAGTTAGCTGGGGATTAAAACACCGCAGTAAAATTCGGGAAGATTAG
- a CDS encoding SDR family oxidoreductase → MSNLKNKTIIITGAAMGLGLASAIECASQEANLTLIDFNEASLKKAETAILEKFPQTKLLSIVADVSSEDTVKSYVEQTVKTFGRIDGFYNNAGIEGRQAPMTEYDIDIFKKVIDINLMGVYYGLRYVIPVMQDQKYGRIVNVASVGGIRGVMNQTPYVASKHAVSGMTKNAALEYAKFGITANAIAPGAILTPMVAEAFVQLNAADPKAAETEYAQSNPSKRLGLPEEVAKVVAFLLSEDCSYINGQTIAIDGGQSNSYGNI, encoded by the coding sequence ATGAGTAACCTTAAAAATAAAACGATAATAATTACCGGTGCAGCCATGGGACTTGGCCTTGCGTCCGCGATCGAATGTGCATCACAAGAAGCAAACCTAACCCTTATAGATTTTAATGAAGCTTCTTTGAAAAAAGCAGAGACAGCTATCCTGGAAAAATTCCCGCAGACAAAGCTTTTAAGTATTGTTGCTGATGTTTCCAGTGAGGACACAGTAAAATCCTATGTGGAACAAACGGTAAAAACATTTGGCCGTATTGACGGGTTTTACAACAATGCCGGCATTGAAGGTCGTCAGGCTCCTATGACTGAATATGATATCGACATTTTCAAAAAGGTGATCGATATTAATCTGATGGGTGTTTATTACGGTTTGCGTTATGTCATTCCTGTGATGCAGGATCAAAAATACGGCAGGATCGTAAACGTAGCTTCGGTAGGCGGTATCCGTGGCGTAATGAACCAGACACCCTATGTTGCCAGCAAACATGCCGTTTCAGGAATGACTAAAAATGCGGCTTTGGAGTATGCAAAATTTGGCATCACCGCCAATGCAATTGCTCCCGGAGCCATTCTTACGCCTATGGTAGCGGAGGCTTTTGTCCAGTTAAATGCAGCAGATCCAAAAGCAGCGGAAACCGAATATGCACAGTCAAACCCAAGTAAAAGATTAGGATTACCAGAAGAAGTTGCCAAAGTTGTTGCCTTTCTGCTAAGTGAGGACTGCTCATATATCAACGGGCAAACGATTGCCATTGACGGTGGCCAATCCAACAGCTATGGTAATATATAG
- a CDS encoding TetR/AcrR family transcriptional regulator produces the protein MRPLDPAKQEKIIQSVFAITGKHGLAGINIADISKAAGVGAGTLYTYFKNKEEIVQSAYFSVEDKMTQKMYEQFDINVPVKQSLKLIYVNMLNYRLNHYNETVFIDQYIQSNYIQLNFSKQMAEYERQNKPLYDLLEKGQKEGIIKNQAPIILVSFFDGAVRSCSTGIVQKLFPLKQQIIDDCFDLLWRGITQ, from the coding sequence ATGAGACCATTAGATCCAGCCAAACAGGAAAAAATCATTCAGTCTGTATTTGCCATTACCGGTAAACACGGGCTTGCTGGTATTAATATTGCTGATATCAGTAAAGCCGCAGGCGTTGGCGCGGGCACACTTTACACCTACTTTAAAAATAAAGAAGAGATCGTCCAGTCTGCCTATTTTAGTGTTGAAGATAAGATGACTCAAAAGATGTATGAACAATTCGACATCAATGTGCCGGTGAAACAGTCTTTGAAACTTATCTATGTCAACATGCTGAATTACAGATTAAATCATTATAACGAAACCGTATTTATTGATCAGTACATACAATCCAATTATATACAGCTAAATTTTTCCAAACAAATGGCAGAATATGAACGGCAGAATAAACCCCTTTATGATCTGCTTGAAAAAGGACAAAAAGAAGGCATTATTAAAAATCAGGCGCCCATTATTCTTGTCAGTTTTTTTGACGGTGCGGTGCGCTCCTGTTCTACCGGGATCGTTCAAAAGTTATTTCCCTTAAAGCAGCAAATTATTGATGATTGCTTCGATTTGTTATGGCGCGGAATCACACAATAA
- a CDS encoding sulfatase — translation MKLKYLLFINLLLWISQSGFGQNVKPNIVFVMADDLGYTDLSCYGNPYHRTPNIDSLAKKGLKFTQAYSACPVCSPSRAAIMTGKYPARLHLTNFIAGERKDPRSNVLPAQWTRYLASSEITLAEILKDNGYKTGIVGKWHLGSADSSSPVNQGFEYDRVIAKNGLDYYNYSITSNGKTVFEDHGKEYLTDKLTDYAVEYINESKSKPFFLYLTYSAPHVMLIPRADKLNYYFSNYAKYKDKFNPNYAAMLESMDDGVGRVVAELAKNNLLENTIIIFTSDNGGLGLAELGPVPTNLAPLRKWKGHVYEGGIKIPLIFSWKGNIKENMVTNNTVIGTDYVSTFCELLGINQTNKSGDGKSFYPVLKSPGQVAERGAIFWHYPHFSNQEGRPSGAVRLGNYKLVESYETGKLELFNLENDISESKDLSAKLPSKTKELAQLLKNWRKQVNANMPEINPDYSKK, via the coding sequence ATGAAATTAAAATATCTACTTTTTATAAATCTTCTGCTTTGGATTTCACAATCCGGTTTTGGGCAAAATGTGAAACCGAATATCGTTTTTGTCATGGCAGACGATCTGGGTTATACTGATCTTTCCTGTTATGGTAATCCCTATCACCGTACGCCAAATATTGATTCGCTGGCAAAAAAGGGATTGAAATTTACCCAGGCCTATTCGGCTTGTCCGGTTTGTTCACCTTCACGTGCCGCGATTATGACGGGCAAATATCCAGCCAGGCTTCATCTCACGAATTTTATTGCCGGTGAAAGAAAGGATCCGAGATCCAATGTTTTACCTGCTCAGTGGACAAGATATCTGGCGTCGTCAGAAATTACATTGGCAGAGATTTTGAAAGATAATGGTTACAAAACCGGTATCGTTGGCAAGTGGCATCTGGGATCAGCGGATTCATCTTCGCCCGTAAACCAGGGATTCGAATATGACAGAGTCATTGCAAAAAATGGACTGGATTATTATAATTACTCGATTACCTCGAATGGAAAAACGGTTTTTGAAGACCACGGAAAGGAGTACCTGACTGATAAACTCACCGATTATGCAGTGGAATATATCAATGAGAGCAAATCAAAGCCGTTTTTTCTATATCTGACTTATTCCGCGCCACATGTCATGCTGATCCCAAGAGCTGATAAACTCAATTATTACTTTTCCAATTATGCCAAATACAAAGATAAGTTTAACCCGAATTACGCGGCAATGCTCGAAAGCATGGACGATGGTGTAGGACGTGTGGTAGCTGAGCTTGCCAAAAATAATTTACTGGAAAATACGATCATTATTTTTACTTCGGACAATGGTGGTTTAGGACTTGCCGAACTCGGTCCTGTGCCGACAAACCTGGCTCCGCTAAGGAAATGGAAAGGGCACGTATATGAGGGAGGCATTAAAATACCGTTGATTTTTAGTTGGAAAGGAAATATCAAGGAAAATATGGTGACAAATAATACAGTGATCGGAACAGACTATGTTTCCACTTTCTGCGAGCTTCTCGGAATTAATCAAACAAATAAATCAGGTGATGGTAAGAGCTTTTATCCGGTACTAAAAAGTCCGGGGCAAGTCGCTGAGCGCGGAGCTATTTTCTGGCATTATCCTCATTTCAGTAATCAGGAAGGAAGGCCGTCGGGAGCCGTCAGGCTTGGGAATTATAAGCTGGTTGAATCTTATGAAACCGGTAAGCTGGAATTATTTAATCTTGAAAATGATATTTCTGAAAGTAAAGATCTGTCTGCGAAACTCCCTTCCAAAACGAAGGAACTGGCTCAGCTTTTGAAAAACTGGCGGAAACAGGTTAATGCCAATATGCCCGAAATCAACCCGGATTATTCAAAAAAATGA